The genomic DNA CAAGGGGGCCACGCGCGACATGTACCTGAAGGACGGCCAGGTAGTGCCAGGGCTGTCCACGGACGGCGCGCTGAGCGTGGCGGTGCCCGGCGCGGTGGCCGGCTACCTGGAGCTGCTGGAGAAGCACGGGAAGCTGTCGCGCGCGGTGGTGCTCCAGCCCGCCATCGAGGCCGCCCGCAACGGCTTCTGGGTGTCTCCCAAGTACCAGGCGCTGGCCACCCTGCGGCGCGACTGCCTGCGGCAGGACCCGGAGGCCGCGCGTCTCTTTCTCTCGAAAAACGAGAAGGGCGAGTTGGATGTGCCGCCCGTCGGCCACCTCGTGCGCCAGCCGGAGCTGGCCCGCACGCTGGGGGCGCTCGCGAAGGATGGAGCCAAGGCCTTCTACTCGGGCCCCCTGGCCCAGGCGATGGTGGACACGGTGAAGGCGGGCGGCGGCCTGCTCACACTGGAGGACCTCAAGGGCTACAAGACGCGCACCCATGAGCCGCTGGAGGGCAGCTACCGCGGCCACCGCATCCTCACCATGCCGCCGCCGAGCGCGGGTGGACTGGCGGTGGTGCAGGTGCTCGGCGCGATGGAGCGGCTGCGCCCCAAGGGCGTGGACTACCGCAACCCCGAGGACCTCCACCTCTACGTGGAGGCGGTGCGCCGCGTGTACGTGGATCGGGTGAAGTACCTGGGCGACCCGGCCTTCGTGAAGATTCCCATGGAGCGCCTCACCTCCACGGGCTACGTCGCGGACCTGGCCGGGAGCATCGACCCGAAGAAGGCCACGCCGAGCGCCTCGCTGCTCGCGCCGATGGAGGGCTCCACTGGCTCCACGCTGAAGAACCCGAGCGACACCTGGTACGACCCGGCCAGCCCGCAGCCGGAGAAGAAGAACACCACGCACATCTCCGTCATCGACAAGGACGGCAACGCGGTGGCCCTCACCACCACGGTGAACTACGCCTTCGGCTCGTGCCTCGTCGCCAAGGGCACCGGCGTGCTCCTCAACGACGAGATGGATGACTTCGCCGCGCGGCCCGGCGTACCCAACGCCTACGGCCTGGTGACGGGCGAGGCCAACGCCATCGCCCCGGGCAAGGTGCCCCTGTCCTCCATGTCCCCCACCCTCGTCTTCTCCAAGGAGGACCCGAAGAAGGTGATGCTGGCGGTGGGCAGCCCGGGTGGCTCCACCATCCCCACCACCGTCATCCAGGTCATCGGCAACCTCGTCGACCACGGCATGGACCTGACGCGCGCGGTGGGGACGGGCCGGCTGCACCACCAGTACCTCCCGGACGAGCTCTGGGTGGACCGCTGGGGCCTGGAGCCCGCCACGCAGGCGGCGCTGGAGGCCAAGGGCCACAAGATTCGCAAGCAGGAGGCCTGGGGTGACGCCGAGGCCGTCTACAGCGATCCCCGGACCAACCTGCGCTACCCGGCGAGCGACCCGCGCAACGAGGGCGCTGGCCTGGGCCAGGACTGACAGAACCGAGAACACCCGTGCCCGAGCCGCTCCTCCATCTCTTCGACGCGCACCTGCACCCCGAGACCCTGAGCGATCAGGACCTCGAGTCCATGCGCTTCTTCGGCGTGGAGCGCGCGCTGGTAATGGCCCACCACCTCCCCGAGCCCACGCCCAAGGCGCTGCGCAAGCACTTCGATGACCTGATGTACCGGCAGCTCCCGCGGTTGGAGAAGCTGGGCATCCGCGCCTGGGCGGCGCTGGGGGTGCACCCGCGCTGCATCCCCCGCCGCGGCCTGTCCGAGGTGCTCGCGAGCCTCCCCGAATACTTCCAGGGCGGACGCGTGGTGGCCCTGGGCGAAACGGGACTGCACGCGGGCGGCATCGAGGAGGAGGAGGCCTTCCTCGAGCAGCTCGCGCTCGCGCGCCAGCTCAAGCTGAAGGTGGTGGTGCACACCCCGGCCCACGACAAGGAGCGCCACACCCGGCGCATCCTCACCCTGCTGCGCGAGTCCGGTGTGCGGCCCTCGCGCGTGCTGGTGGACCACGCCAACGGCCGCACCGTGCGCAACATCCTCGGCTGTGGACACTGGGCGGGATTGACCCTGCACCCCGAGGCACTGCGGGCCGAACGCGCTGTCGCTCTGGTTCGCCGGCTCGGCAGTGAACGGCTGGTGCTCAACTCGGATGCCGGCGATGGCGCCGGAGACATCCTCGGGCTCGCGCGCGTGGCCAACCTGCTGGCCAAGGCGAAGCTCTCGGAGCGAGTGGTGAAGCGCGTGGCTTGTGAAAACGCCGCGCGCTTCTACCGGCCTCGCTGACCACACACTAGTGAAGCGCGCTGGACTCCTCGGGGTGCAGCGTCAGCCGCTGCGCCGCGTCGTCCAGCTTCGCCTGCACCGGGATGCCCCGGTGCCGGTACTGCGCCAGCGAGTCCGCTACCTCGTCCAGCAACAGCTGATAGCGCTCGTCCAACTCCACGGCGATCAGCATCATCGTCTCGCCCGCATCCTCCACACCCGGGCGGTACACCTGGCAGCGCTGGAACCGCGCCCAGCGGCCATTCGCCATTTTCACCAGCTCGCCGTCGTAAGCCATGCGCAGTCCCCCTTTCGACGAATCGTCGGGAAGTTGAAGTGAATGGACGCACTGTAAGCACAAATTTTCCGCTCGTCACCCCCCCAGCTGAAAATTCGTGAAAGGCCCCTGATATTGGTCGTTTACCGGACGCTCTCCCTCGGCGCGACACCCCTCCACGACCGGGCCGGATCCAACGTGTAAATTTGCTGGGCTGTTAAGTTGTTGATTTCTGGCGCTTTGCGTCGTCTGGATGCGTCAACGGGCCAACACTCGCGCGGAGGACGCGCGAGTGCGGCCGCTCCCGGAGCGCCGCTCGGTGGAGTGGATGGCGCGGAGACCGCCCTCGTCGTCCCGGTGGCATGGGGGCACGCCATCCCTTAGATTGACCAGGATGAAGTTGCCCCAGTTGTTCCGCCGCGATCGGACCATCATCAAGCGCGCGGACGCGCAGGACCAGGCCGAGAAGCTGCTGGCCGAGTCCCTCCGTGTGCTGAGCCAGGTGTGCACGAAGGTCGCCGACCTCATCGAGACCCAGCGCCTGGAGCGGGCTGGCTACTCGCAGAACACCTATCTGCGGCGGCTGGACGACGAGCCGAAGACGGGCCCGGAGCGGAAGAAGGAGTAGGCTCCGCCGCGCATGTCCCATCCCGACGAGTACCCCGCCTGCCTGGGCCCCGCCTCCGGCTGGCTGGCGCACGGCAAGTCGCCGATGCCCCTGCCGGCCCTCGATGATGAGGAGGGACCCCGGTTGCCCGAGGGGCTGCCGCCCGTGGTGGATGCCCATGTGCACCTCTTCCCGGACCCCGTCTTCGAGGCGGTGTGGCGCTGGTTCGAGCAGTACGGCTGGCCCATCCGCTACAAGCTGCACACGCCGAGGGTGGTGTCCTTCCTGCTGTCGCGGGGGGTGAGCCGGGTGGTGGCGCTCCACTACGCGCACAAGCCGGGCATGGCGCGCTTCCTCAACACCTACGTGGCCGAGGTGGCCCGGGCCGAGCCGAGGGTGTGGGGGCTGGCCACCGTGCTGCCGGGCGAAGAGGGCGCGGCGGAAATACTGGCCGAGGCCT from Archangium lipolyticum includes the following:
- a CDS encoding TatD family hydrolase encodes the protein MPEPLLHLFDAHLHPETLSDQDLESMRFFGVERALVMAHHLPEPTPKALRKHFDDLMYRQLPRLEKLGIRAWAALGVHPRCIPRRGLSEVLASLPEYFQGGRVVALGETGLHAGGIEEEEAFLEQLALARQLKLKVVVHTPAHDKERHTRRILTLLRESGVRPSRVLVDHANGRTVRNILGCGHWAGLTLHPEALRAERAVALVRRLGSERLVLNSDAGDGAGDILGLARVANLLAKAKLSERVVKRVACENAARFYRPR
- the ggt gene encoding gamma-glutamyltransferase, which encodes MWWGVMLAVLLVAVGPAWAARPYRGGAVATAHPMASEAALRMLQKGGNAVDASVAAAFTLAVVGPYHSGLGGGGFALVHDAKAGQTRVLDFREVAPKGATRDMYLKDGQVVPGLSTDGALSVAVPGAVAGYLELLEKHGKLSRAVVLQPAIEAARNGFWVSPKYQALATLRRDCLRQDPEAARLFLSKNEKGELDVPPVGHLVRQPELARTLGALAKDGAKAFYSGPLAQAMVDTVKAGGGLLTLEDLKGYKTRTHEPLEGSYRGHRILTMPPPSAGGLAVVQVLGAMERLRPKGVDYRNPEDLHLYVEAVRRVYVDRVKYLGDPAFVKIPMERLTSTGYVADLAGSIDPKKATPSASLLAPMEGSTGSTLKNPSDTWYDPASPQPEKKNTTHISVIDKDGNAVALTTTVNYAFGSCLVAKGTGVLLNDEMDDFAARPGVPNAYGLVTGEANAIAPGKVPLSSMSPTLVFSKEDPKKVMLAVGSPGGSTIPTTVIQVIGNLVDHGMDLTRAVGTGRLHHQYLPDELWVDRWGLEPATQAALEAKGHKIRKQEAWGDAEAVYSDPRTNLRYPASDPRNEGAGLGQD